A single Opisthocomus hoazin isolate bOpiHoa1 chromosome 1, bOpiHoa1.hap1, whole genome shotgun sequence DNA region contains:
- the LOC104326998 gene encoding 1-acylglycerol-3-phosphate O-acyltransferase Pnpla3 yields the protein MLDRERGWSVSFAGCGFLGVYHIGAATCLQERAPHVIRDARRVYGASAGALAGAVLVGGGSLAQACADVLALAKEARKRNLGPLHPSFNVIKIIRDGLMRNLPENTHLLSSGRLCISLTRVSDGKNALVSNFNSKEEVVQALICSSFVPIYCGLIPPSFRGVRYVDGGISDNLPHYECKNTITVSPFAGECDICPKGNSANFHEMNVTNTSIQLSLGNLYRLTQALFPPEPKVLGEICEQGYSDALKFLKENGILNDSIYIHLSFTKTNPHEAAQHIDHTKQKILTENNRVETLKMGVLNDQLKQNPWPLEKSIFESLPPRLRKALQEACKEQSGFYAQFSKLFPMRVISYLMLPYTLPVESAYSVALRLVNWFPDMPADVRWMQEQLCRIAGTVYSRAKSKLFCTSRKDNFASLRKCQTVPSTMEFHSSYCHLKMPHSSADLETWLWESSCFVHSAMKNASPDTREHSDLNSCPNFLPNSDESGLEIDFDSSSETSFQTAPEY from the exons ATGCTGGACCGCGAGCGCGGCTGGAGCGTCTCGTTCGCCGGCTGCGGCTTCCTGGGCGTCTACCACATCGGCGCCGCCACCTGCCTGCAGGAGCGCGCGCCGCACGTCATCCGCGACGCCCGGCGCGTCTACGGCGCCTCCGCGGGGGCGCTGGCCGGAGCCGTGCTGGTCGGGGGCGGCTCGCTGG CTCAAGCTTGTGCAGATGTTCTGGCATTAGCCAAAGAAGCTAGAAAGCGAAATCTTGGTCCTCTTCATCCTTCCTTTAATGTGATAAAGATAATAAGAGATGGACTGATGAGAAATCTTCCAGAAAACACTCACCTGTTGTCATCGGGCAGACTGTGTATTTCACTAACCAGAGTATCAGATGGTAAAAATGCATTGGTATCTAATTTTAACTCTAAAGAAGAAGTTGTCCAG GCTTTAATCTGTAGTTCATTTGTCCCTATTTACTGTGGCCTAATTCCACCGTCATTTAGAGGTGTG CGCTATGTGGATGGAGGAATCAGTGACAACTTACCTCACTATGAATGTAAGAATACCATCACAGTTTCGCCTTTCGCTGGGGAGTGCGATATCTGTCCAAAGGGGAACTCTGCCAACTTTCATGAAATGAATGTGACCAACACCAGCATTCAGCTCAGTTTGGGGAACCTTTATCGTTTAACACAAGCGCTGTTTCCACCAGAACCTAAG GTACTAGGAGAGATCTGTGAGCAAGGATATTCCGATGCTCTTAAATTCTTGAAAGAGAATG GTATTCTGAATGACTCGATTTATATCCACTTGTCCTTCACAAAAACAAATCCTCATGAGGCTGCGCAACACATTGACCATACGAAGCAAAAAATATTGACAGAAAATAACAGAGTAGAGACTTTGAAAATGGGAGTACTGAATGACCAGCTGAAGCAAAATCCGTGGCCCTTGGAGAAGAGCATATTTGAGAGTCTACCTCCTAGACTTCGTAAAG CACTGCAGGAAGCTTGTAAAGAACAGAGTGGATTCTATGCTCAGTTCTCTAAACTCTTCCCAATGCGAGTGATATCCTATCTGATGCTACCATATACGCTACCAGTGGAGTCTGCTTACTCTGTTGCTTTACG GTTAGTAAACTGGTTTCCTGACATGCCTGCTGATGTTCGATGGATGCAAGAACAGCTTTGTCGGATTGCTGGTACAGTTTATTCCCGGGCTAAAAGCAAGCTGTTCTGTACCTCCAG GAAAGACAATTTTGCATCATTAAGAAAATGTCAAACTGTCCCATCTACTATGGAATTTCATTCTTCATACTGCCACCTTAAAATGCCTCACTCTTCTGCAGACCTTGAAACCTGGCTCTGGGAATCTTCATGCTTCGTGCActcagctatgaaaaatgcttctcCTGACACGCGGGAGCATTCAGACTTGAACTCCTGTCCTAATTTTCTCCCAAATTCTGATGAGTCTGGTTTGGAAATAGATTTTGACTCTTCCTCAGAGACAAGTTTCCAAACTGCTCCAGAGTATTAA